The following are encoded in a window of Kitasatospora fiedleri genomic DNA:
- a CDS encoding DUF742 domain-containing protein, protein MRGGGEDFEFEPADLVRAYIITKGRELPDEQQLSLITLVTATPEEGRRPNRLTPEEERLLDICSAGYLSVAEVAGHTRLPLGVVRIVLASLTESGHLMTRPPVPRARNADKDLLEEVLNGLHRKFG, encoded by the coding sequence GTGAGGGGCGGCGGCGAGGACTTCGAGTTCGAGCCTGCGGATTTAGTCCGCGCCTACATCATCACCAAGGGGCGGGAGCTGCCCGACGAGCAGCAGCTGTCCCTGATCACCCTGGTCACCGCCACCCCGGAGGAAGGCCGCCGCCCCAACCGGCTCACCCCGGAGGAGGAGCGGCTGCTGGACATCTGCTCGGCCGGCTACCTCTCGGTCGCCGAGGTGGCGGGCCACACCCGGCTGCCGCTGGGCGTGGTCCGCATCGTCCTGGCCTCGCTCACCGAGAGCGGCCACCTGATGACCCGTCCGCCGGTCCCGAGGGCCCGGAACGCCGACAAGGACCTTCTGGAGGAGGTGCTCAATGGGCTTCACCGCAAGTTCGGATGA
- a CDS encoding GTP-binding protein, protein MGFTASSDDRGVLTTDDYVAGGATQTAVKILVVGHFAVGKTTFIGSISEIEPLSTEETMTQAAEAVDDLKGVKGKTTTTVALDFGRLTLSERVVLYLFGTPGQTRFVQMWEDMARGALGALILVDPERLADSFPVIDLIEQYGLDYAIAVNHFDGNPERAEKALREALDLLDETPVVTCDARNEKSSAAALTTLVRYLLDRAS, encoded by the coding sequence ATGGGCTTCACCGCAAGTTCGGATGACCGGGGCGTGCTGACCACCGACGACTACGTCGCCGGAGGTGCCACCCAGACCGCCGTGAAGATCCTCGTCGTCGGACACTTCGCCGTCGGCAAGACCACCTTCATCGGTTCGATCTCCGAGATCGAACCGCTCTCCACCGAAGAGACCATGACCCAGGCCGCCGAGGCCGTCGACGACCTCAAGGGCGTCAAGGGCAAGACCACCACCACGGTCGCCCTGGACTTCGGCCGCCTCACCCTCAGCGAACGCGTGGTGCTCTACCTGTTCGGCACCCCCGGGCAGACCCGCTTCGTCCAGATGTGGGAGGACATGGCCCGCGGCGCCCTCGGCGCGCTGATCCTGGTCGACCCCGAACGGCTCGCCGACTCCTTCCCCGTGATCGACCTGATCGAGCAGTACGGGCTGGACTACGCCATCGCCGTCAACCACTTCGACGGCAACCCTGAGCGCGCCGAGAAGGCGCTGCGGGAGGCCCTCGACCTGCTCGACGAAACCCCGGTCGTCACCTGCGACGCGCGCAACGAGAAGTCGTCGGCCGCCGCACTCACCACTCTCGTCCGCTATTTGCTGGACCGCGCCAGCTAG
- a CDS encoding cytochrome P450, with translation MDAHSSAPVPPPGCPAHGGRVPLYGAEFAANPQSYYDYLRHYGPTAPVELAPGVNATLVTEYSAALQLLQDSATFRKDGRRWRELNEGVVPMDSPVVPILMHRPNAMFADGAEHLRLRQAITDTMARIDSRRLSRVTQQVSDFLIAQFGYRGSVDLVGGYARQLPLFVFNELFGCPADIGDRVLFGITGMFDGINAEQAAEVLYGAVGELVALKRSRPGEDVASWLMQHQARLTDQEAVHQLALLLAGTDPEGNFIGSTLHRLLTHDAYAHQGGLIDEAIDDTLWENPPFANLAPHYPAMDTEFAGEQFKAGDLMLVSFAAANRSPILAGERQVGSRAHLAWSAGPHACPSKDSARQIAMTAIENLFNKLPDIELAVPEASLSWRPGPFNRGLVALPTRFSPVEPARPVPAAAPARPVAAKTPEKTGRWSQFLNWLSK, from the coding sequence ATGGACGCTCACTCTTCCGCCCCGGTACCCCCGCCCGGGTGCCCGGCCCACGGCGGCCGAGTGCCGCTGTACGGAGCCGAGTTCGCCGCCAACCCGCAGTCGTACTACGACTACCTGCGGCACTACGGCCCGACCGCCCCGGTCGAGCTGGCCCCCGGGGTGAACGCCACCCTGGTCACCGAGTACTCGGCCGCCCTGCAGCTGCTGCAGGACTCCGCGACCTTCCGCAAGGACGGGCGGCGGTGGCGCGAGCTCAACGAGGGTGTCGTCCCGATGGACAGCCCGGTGGTCCCGATCCTCATGCACCGGCCCAACGCCATGTTCGCCGACGGCGCCGAGCACCTGCGGCTGCGCCAGGCCATCACCGACACCATGGCCCGGATCGACTCCCGCCGGCTGTCCCGGGTCACCCAGCAGGTCTCCGACTTCCTGATCGCCCAGTTCGGCTACCGGGGCTCGGTCGACCTGGTCGGCGGCTACGCCCGGCAGCTGCCGCTGTTCGTCTTCAACGAACTGTTCGGCTGCCCCGCCGACATCGGCGACCGGGTGCTGTTCGGCATCACCGGCATGTTCGACGGCATCAACGCGGAGCAGGCCGCCGAGGTGCTGTACGGCGCGGTCGGCGAACTCGTCGCGCTCAAGCGCAGCCGTCCCGGCGAGGACGTCGCCTCCTGGCTGATGCAGCACCAGGCGCGGCTCACCGACCAGGAGGCCGTGCACCAGCTCGCCCTGCTGCTGGCCGGCACCGACCCGGAGGGCAACTTCATCGGCTCCACCCTGCACCGGCTGCTCACCCACGACGCGTACGCCCACCAGGGCGGCCTGATCGACGAGGCGATCGACGACACGCTGTGGGAGAACCCGCCGTTCGCGAACCTCGCCCCGCACTACCCGGCGATGGACACCGAGTTCGCCGGCGAGCAGTTCAAGGCCGGCGACCTGATGCTGGTCTCGTTCGCCGCCGCCAACCGCAGCCCGATCCTGGCCGGCGAGCGCCAGGTCGGCAGCCGGGCGCACCTGGCCTGGAGCGCCGGCCCGCACGCCTGCCCCTCCAAGGACTCGGCGCGGCAGATCGCGATGACCGCGATCGAGAACCTGTTCAACAAGCTGCCGGACATCGAACTCGCCGTCCCCGAGGCCAGCCTGAGCTGGCGTCCGGGCCCGTTCAACCGCGGCCTGGTCGCGCTCCCCACCCGGTTCAGCCCGGTCGAGCCGGCCCGTCCGGTGCCCGCCGCCGCGCCGGCCCGGCCGGTGGCGGCCAAGACCCCGGAGAAGACCGGACGGTGGAGCCAGTTCCTCAACTGGCTGTCCAAGTGA
- a CDS encoding tryptophan dimethylallyltransferase family protein — protein sequence MRTRRTGPPGVRRLHPGRQRRPRAGRRPLPRPPPGTPSFLSDDHTPVEFSLSFSADRAPTLRVLFEPASGFGTPAESSRLALRALHGLAGHWGISTEQLDTVTDLFLPDEPQGAFSLWIALELLPGGTPRMKAYLNPAANGAAHAERTVRAALRRLGHHHADSDLPEGDQLLFLALDLGDWPEPRLKIYTTHHGLTPAATGTLGRMPGGPGPAELESFLRTAAGITPDTNPRLTLRPVQTCHGYTDTTGVPSAFTAYVPVRDYARHDGEVLDRAVVLLDRYGIDPTGLRNALGALTPRPLEDGVGLISYLALAHQHGRAPRITAYLSSEAYRVRPPNVR from the coding sequence GTGCGAACTCGCCGGACTGGACCGCCGGGAGTCCGCCGCCTACACCCGGGCCGTCAACGCCGCCCTCGGGCCGGTCGCCGACCGCTCCCTCGACCTCCCCCCGGCACGCCGTCGTTCCTCTCCGACGACCACACCCCGGTCGAGTTCTCGCTCTCCTTCTCCGCCGACCGCGCCCCCACCCTGCGGGTCCTCTTCGAACCCGCCAGCGGCTTCGGCACCCCCGCCGAGAGCAGCCGCCTCGCCCTGCGCGCCCTGCACGGCCTCGCCGGACACTGGGGCATCTCCACCGAACAGCTCGACACCGTCACCGACCTGTTCCTCCCGGACGAGCCGCAGGGGGCGTTCTCCCTGTGGATCGCCCTGGAGCTGCTCCCCGGCGGCACCCCCCGGATGAAGGCCTACCTCAACCCGGCCGCCAACGGCGCCGCCCACGCCGAACGCACCGTCCGCGCGGCCCTGCGCCGACTCGGCCACCACCACGCCGACAGCGACCTGCCCGAAGGCGACCAGCTGCTCTTCCTCGCCCTCGACCTCGGCGACTGGCCCGAACCCCGGCTCAAGATCTACACCACCCACCACGGACTCACCCCCGCCGCCACCGGCACCCTCGGCCGGATGCCCGGCGGCCCCGGCCCCGCCGAACTCGAGTCCTTCCTGCGCACCGCCGCCGGCATCACCCCCGACACCAACCCCCGGCTCACCCTGCGCCCCGTCCAGACCTGCCACGGCTACACCGACACCACCGGCGTGCCCAGCGCGTTCACCGCGTACGTACCCGTCCGCGACTACGCCCGGCACGACGGCGAGGTGCTCGACCGCGCGGTCGTCCTGCTCGACCGCTACGGCATCGACCCGACCGGACTCCGCAACGCCCTCGGCGCGCTCACCCCCCGCCCGCTGGAGGACGGCGTCGGCCTGATCTCCTACCTCGCCCTGGCCCACCAGCACGGCCGGGCGCCCCGGATCACCGCGTACCTCTCCTCCGAGGCGTACCGGGTCCGACCACCGAACGTGCGCTGA